One stretch of Plutella xylostella chromosome 15, ilPluXylo3.1, whole genome shotgun sequence DNA includes these proteins:
- the LOC105381058 gene encoding myotubularin-related protein 2 isoform X2, producing MDKHNSSELLNSDFSLSKNASSDSLDSDSKSSSLNSKHGQDSPHVLGDIQLLDGEKVMGVAKDVTYLCPYSGPSHGVLKVTNYQIHFRPTDIAMQHNILSVPLGVVSRIEKVGGASSKGENSYGIEIFCKDMRNLRFAHRQENHSRRGIFEKLQQLAFPLSHRQPLFAFSYSESFPEDGWQVYDPVAELRRMGVNNDMWRITRINDKYEVCDSYPAVWAVPAAANDDLLRSVAAFRSRGRIPVLSWIHPSSQATITRCSQPLVGVSGKRSREDERYIQLIMDANAQAHKLFIMDARPSANAIANKAKGGGYESEDAYQNAELVFLDIHNIHVMRESLRKLKELCFPQIDQNKWFSGIEASCWLKHIKCILAGAVRIVDKVENHKTSVLVHCSDGWDRTAQLTALAMLMLDPFYRTLRGFQLLLEKEWLSFGHKFQLRIGHGDERHSDADRSPVFLQWLDCVWQLQQQFPAAFEFNERLLLTVLDHLYSCRFGTFLCNTERERVKEELKTKTVSLWSYINSCPQLYLNPLYWGGGGGGGRPQAVLVPVASLRLITLWKPLYCRWNPTMRQQDPIYQRTRELVALRAQLEAAVAAAAGEHAARAARLALTPPRGASPHHV from the exons ATGGATAAACATAACAGTTCAGAGTTACTTAACTCAGATTTTTCTCTTTCAAAAAATGCGAGCTCTGACTCACTTGATTCTGATTCTAAATCAAGTTCATTAAATTCTAAACACGGACAAGACTCA CCTCATGTACTCGGTGATATCCAGCTTCTGGATGGTGAGAAGGTGATGGGTGTGGCCAAAGATGTGACATACCTGTGCCCATACAGTGGGCCATCTCACGGGGTGCTGAAAGTCACCAACTACCAGATACACTTCAGGCCCACAGATATTGCGATGCAACACAACATTTTGAGTGTACCCCTTGGAGTG GTGTCTCGCATTGAAAAAGTGGGTGGTGCATCATCCAAAGGAGAAAACTCTTATGGCATTGAAATATTCTGCAAG GACATGCGAAACCTGCGTTTTGCACACAGACAAGAGAACCATTCTCGGCGCGGAATCTTTGAGAAGCTGCAGCAGCTAGCATTCCCGCTGTCTCACCGACAACCCCTATTCGCATTCAGCTACTCCGAGTCCTTCCCAGAGGACGGCTGGCAGGTTTATGATCCCGTTGCGGAGCTCAGGCGAATG GGTGTAAACAACGACATGTGGCGCATCACCCGCATCAACGACAAGTATGAAGTCTGCGACAGCTACCCGGCGGTGTGGGCGGTGCCGGCGGCGGCCAACGACGACTTGCTGCGGTCCGTCGCGGCGTTCCGGTCCCGGGGGCGCATACCGGTGCTGTCCTGGATACATCCGAGCTCGCAGGCTACTATTACGAGGTGCAGCCAGCCGCTTGTTGGG GTAAGCGGCAAGCGCAGCCGCGAAGACGAGCGCTACATCCAGCTGATAATGGACGCCAACGCGCAGGCGCACAAGCTGTTCATCATGGACGCGCGGCCCAGCGCCAACGCCATCGCTAACAAGGCTAAAGGGGGCGG ATACGAGTCTGAGGATGCCTATCAGAATGCCGAGCTGGTGTTCCTCGACATTCACAACATCCACGTAATGAGGGAAAGTCTACGAAAGCTAAAGGAACTTTGTTTCCCACAGATTGACCAAAATAA ATGGTTCAGTGGTATAGAGGCCAGCTGTTGGCTGAAACACATAAAATGCATTTTGGCTGGTGCTGTTCGCATCGTAGATAAG GTGGAGAACCACAAGACATCAGTGCTGGTGCACTGCTCGGACGGGTGGGACCGCACGGCGCAGCTCACGGCGCTGGCGATGCTCATGCTGGACCCCTTCTACCGCACGCTGCGCGGCTTCCAGCTGCTGCTCGAGAAGGAGTGGCTCTCGTTCGGACACAAGTTCCAGCTG CGCATCGGACACGGCGACGAGCGCCACTCCGACGCGGATCGCTCCCCTGTCTTCCTGCAGTGGCTGGACTGCGTGTGGCAGCTGCAGCAGCAG TTCCCCGCCGCCTTCGAGTTCAACGAGCGGCTGCTGCTCACCGTGCTGGACCACCTGTACTCGTGCCGCTTCGGCACCTTCCTGTGTAATACGGAGCGGGAGAGGGTGAAGGAAG AACTGAAGACGAAGACGGTATCCCTCTGGTCGTACATCAACAGCTGCCCACAGCTGTACCTCAACCCTCTCTActggggcggcggcggcggcggcgggcgaccTCAAGCCGTGTTGGTTCCGGTGGCGTCATTGAGGCTGATCACGCTGTGGAAGCCGTTGTACTGCCGGTGGAACCCTACTATGCGGCAACAG
- the LOC105381058 gene encoding myotubularin-related protein 2 isoform X3, which translates to MDKHNSSELLNSDFSLSKNASSDSLDSDSKSSSLNSKHGQDSPHVLGDIQLLDGEKVMGVAKDVTYLCPYSGPSHGVLKVTNYQIHFRPTDIAMQHNILSVPLGVVSRIEKVGGASSKGENSYGIEIFCKDMRNLRFAHRQENHSRRGIFEKLQQLAFPLSHRQPLFAFSYSESFPEDGWQVYDPVAELRRMGVNNDMWRITRINDKYEVCDSYPAVWAVPAAANDDLLRSVAAFRSRGRIPVLSWIHPSSQATITRCSQPLVGVSGKRSREDERYIQLIMDANAQAHKLFIMDARPSANAIANKAKGGGYESEDAYQNAELVFLDIHNIHVMRESLRKLKELCFPQIDQNKWFSGIEASCWLKHIKCILAGAVRIVDKVENHKTSVLVHCSDGWDRTAQLTALAMLMLDPFYRTLRGFQLLLEKEWLSFGHKFQLRIGHGDERHSDADRSPVFLQWLDCVWQLQQQFPAAFEFNERLLLTVLDHLYSCRFGTFLCNTERERVKEELKTKTVSLWSYINSCPQLYLNPLYWGGGGGGGRPQAVLVPVASLRLITLWKPLYCRWNPTMRQQDPIYQRTRELVALRAQLEAAVAAAAGEHAARAARLALTPPRGASPHHV; encoded by the exons ATGGATAAACATAACAGTTCAGAGTTACTTAACTCAGATTTTTCTCTTTCAAAAAATGCGAGCTCTGACTCACTTGATTCTGATTCTAAATCAAGTTCATTAAATTCTAAACACGGACAAGACTCA CCTCATGTACTCGGTGATATCCAGCTTCTGGATGGTGAGAAGGTGATGGGTGTGGCCAAAGATGTGACATACCTGTGCCCATACAGTGGGCCATCTCACGGGGTGCTGAAAGTCACCAACTACCAGATACACTTCAGGCCCACAGATATTGCGATGCAACACAACATTTTGAGTGTACCCCTTGGAGTG GTGTCTCGCATTGAAAAAGTGGGTGGTGCATCATCCAAAGGAGAAAACTCTTATGGCATTGAAATATTCTGCAAG GACATGCGAAACCTGCGTTTTGCACACAGACAAGAGAACCATTCTCGGCGCGGAATCTTTGAGAAGCTGCAGCAGCTAGCATTCCCGCTGTCTCACCGACAACCCCTATTCGCATTCAGCTACTCCGAGTCCTTCCCAGAGGACGGCTGGCAGGTTTATGATCCCGTTGCGGAGCTCAGGCGAATG GGTGTAAACAACGACATGTGGCGCATCACCCGCATCAACGACAAGTATGAAGTCTGCGACAGCTACCCGGCGGTGTGGGCGGTGCCGGCGGCGGCCAACGACGACTTGCTGCGGTCCGTCGCGGCGTTCCGGTCCCGGGGGCGCATACCGGTGCTGTCCTGGATACATCCGAGCTCGCAGGCTACTATTACGAGGTGCAGCCAGCCGCTTGTTGGG GTAAGCGGCAAGCGCAGCCGCGAAGACGAGCGCTACATCCAGCTGATAATGGACGCCAACGCGCAGGCGCACAAGCTGTTCATCATGGACGCGCGGCCCAGCGCCAACGCCATCGCTAACAAGGCTAAAGGGGGCGG ATACGAGTCTGAGGATGCCTATCAGAATGCCGAGCTGGTGTTCCTCGACATTCACAACATCCACGTAATGAGGGAAAGTCTACGAAAGCTAAAGGAACTTTGTTTCCCACAGATTGACCAAAATAA ATGGTTCAGTGGTATAGAGGCCAGCTGTTGGCTGAAACACATAAAATGCATTTTGGCTGGTGCTGTTCGCATCGTAGATAAG GTGGAGAACCACAAGACATCAGTGCTGGTGCACTGCTCGGACGGGTGGGACCGCACGGCGCAGCTCACGGCGCTGGCGATGCTCATGCTGGACCCCTTCTACCGCACGCTGCGCGGCTTCCAGCTGCTGCTCGAGAAGGAGTGGCTCTCGTTCGGACACAAGTTCCAGCTG CGCATCGGACACGGCGACGAGCGCCACTCCGACGCGGATCGCTCCCCTGTCTTCCTGCAGTGGCTGGACTGCGTGTGGCAGCTGCAGCAGCAG TTCCCCGCCGCCTTCGAGTTCAACGAGCGGCTGCTGCTCACCGTGCTGGACCACCTGTACTCGTGCCGCTTCGGCACCTTCCTGTGTAATACGGAGCGGGAGCGGGTTAAGGAAG AACTGAAGACGAAGACGGTATCCCTCTGGTCGTACATCAACAGCTGCCCACAGCTGTACCTCAACCCTCTCTActggggcggcggcggcggcggcgggcgaccTCAAGCCGTGTTGGTTCCGGTGGCGTCATTGAGGCTGATCACGCTGTGGAAGCCGTTGTACTGCCGGTGGAACCCTACTATGCGGCAACAG
- the LOC105381058 gene encoding myotubularin-related protein 2 isoform X1 has translation MDKHNSSELLNSDFSLSKNASSDSLDSDSKSSSLNSKHGQDSPHVLGDIQLLDGEKVMGVAKDVTYLCPYSGPSHGVLKVTNYQIHFRPTDIAMQHNILSVPLGVVSRIEKVGGASSKGENSYGIEIFCKDMRNLRFAHRQENHSRRGIFEKLQQLAFPLSHRQPLFAFSYSESFPEDGWQVYDPVAELRRMGVNNDMWRITRINDKYEVCDSYPAVWAVPAAANDDLLRSVAAFRSRGRIPVLSWIHPSSQATITRCSQPLVGVSGKRSREDERYIQLIMDANAQAHKLFIMDARPSANAIANKAKGGGYESEDAYQNAELVFLDIHNIHVMRESLRKLKELCFPQIDQNKWFSGIEASCWLKHIKCILAGAVRIVDKVENHKTSVLVHCSDGWDRTAQLTALAMLMLDPFYRTLRGFQLLLEKEWLSFGHKFQLRIGHGDERHSDADRSPVFLQWLDCVWQLQQQFPAAFEFNERLLLTVLDHLYSCRFGTFLCNTERERVKEELKTKTVSLWSYINSCPQLYLNPLYWGGGGGGGRPQAVLVPVASLRLITLWKPLYCRWNPTMRQQDPIYQRTRELVALRAQLEAAVAAAAGEHAARAARLALTPPRGASPHHV, from the exons ATGGATAAACATAACAGTTCAGAGTTACTTAACTCAGATTTTTCTCTTTCAAAAAATGCGAGCTCTGACTCACTTGATTCTGATTCTAAATCAAGTTCATTAAATTCTAAACACGGACAAGACTCA CCTCATGTACTCGGTGATATCCAGCTTCTGGATGGTGAGAAGGTGATGGGTGTGGCCAAAGATGTGACATACCTGTGCCCATACAGTGGGCCATCTCACGGGGTGCTGAAAGTCACCAACTACCAGATACACTTCAGGCCCACAGATATTGCGATGCAACACAACATTTTGAGTGTACCCCTTGGAGTG GTGTCTCGCATTGAAAAAGTGGGTGGTGCATCATCCAAAGGAGAAAACTCTTATGGCATTGAAATATTCTGCAAG GACATGCGAAACCTGCGTTTTGCACACAGACAAGAGAACCATTCTCGGCGCGGAATCTTTGAGAAGCTGCAGCAGCTAGCATTCCCGCTGTCTCACCGACAACCCCTATTCGCATTCAGCTACTCCGAGTCCTTCCCAGAGGACGGCTGGCAGGTTTATGATCCCGTTGCGGAGCTCAGGCGAATG GGTGTAAACAACGACATGTGGCGCATCACCCGCATCAACGACAAGTATGAAGTCTGCGACAGCTACCCGGCGGTGTGGGCGGTGCCGGCGGCGGCCAACGACGACTTGCTGCGGTCCGTCGCGGCGTTCCGGTCCCGGGGGCGCATACCGGTGCTGTCCTGGATACATCCGAGCTCGCAGGCTACTATTACGAGGTGCAGCCAGCCGCTTGTTGGG GTAAGCGGCAAGCGCAGCCGCGAAGACGAGCGCTACATCCAGCTGATAATGGACGCCAACGCGCAGGCGCACAAGCTGTTCATCATGGACGCGCGGCCCAGCGCCAACGCCATCGCTAACAAGGCTAAAGGGGGCGG ATACGAGTCTGAGGATGCCTATCAGAATGCCGAGCTGGTGTTCCTCGACATTCACAACATCCACGTAATGAGGGAAAGTCTACGAAAGCTAAAGGAACTTTGTTTCCCACAGATTGACCAAAATAA ATGGTTCAGTGGTATAGAGGCCAGCTGTTGGCTGAAACACATAAAATGCATTTTGGCTGGTGCTGTTCGCATCGTAGATAAG GTGGAGAACCACAAGACATCAGTGCTGGTGCACTGCTCGGACGGGTGGGACCGCACGGCGCAGCTCACGGCGCTGGCGATGCTCATGCTGGACCCCTTCTACCGCACGCTGCGCGGCTTCCAGCTGCTGCTCGAGAAGGAGTGGCTCTCGTTCGGACACAAGTTCCAGCTG CGCATCGGACACGGCGACGAGCGCCACTCCGACGCGGATCGCTCCCCTGTCTTCCTGCAGTGGCTGGACTGCGTGTGGCAGCTGCAGCAGCAGTTCCCCGCCGCCTTCGAGTTCAACGAGCGGCTGCTGCTCACCGTGCTGGACCACCTGTACTCGTGCCGCTTCGGCACCTTCCTGTGTAACACGGAGCGGGAGAGGGTTAAGGAAG AACTGAAGACGAAGACGGTATCCCTCTGGTCGTACATCAACAGCTGCCCACAGCTGTACCTCAACCCTCTCTActggggcggcggcggcggcggcgggcgaccTCAAGCCGTGTTGGTTCCGGTGGCGTCATTGAGGCTGATCACGCTGTGGAAGCCGTTGTACTGCCGGTGGAACCCTACTATGCGGCAACAG
- the LOC119691276 gene encoding protein NLRC3 produces MKLPESINVNTYLAYTAPDNLESDRKIKGEDFNWDANHPKTLVSLCIEKLSEDWKGSPNLQELISKDREFFLQTLNTEVPLQILVDNISSDIFWKRCYKSKWLDSPVVNDEKKWINVFMGRYYAEYLENLNPRQYDPEKITTLVKLCGPYIQSLHIRSLIPSDLPMQRIVSPEMADLVTSQNSNDKKVQPKLNEPISRDHISLNAALGSLNNLSELHITYQLRKIGVNYRRDQFQFTNNDSKNLARGLEKISSLKILRITRTDMTCQRVKYILRGLSDSQKLETLDFRHCKIGDEGMASIGKFISKHENLRHLLICDNLFGPTGAESISHALTHSSCGIRSLDLRLNTKLGSEGIAYIAVALARGCNLTSLNISGCGIKSTPLVKVWSATSAENPPTCGDLLARSIGLAKTPLRSLDISVNDIGSPSDNAIANAICLSYLVDVNLKRSGMSSLAMAIAESAASAQRLRREAEKGIRFRRSAGRLVHAQRVAKGMNINTDPVLLAQQLSARPSIVSVTSEDGIYCLQTQPLPSDFGFVPSLKSPLPSSRDSSITGPPTSRRSSHHVILDPVMEIRRSALVRRGSDGSLLQSRGTNTQRHIKIFVSDSNTDSD; encoded by the exons atgaaacttCCTGAAAGCATAAACGTTAATACTTACTTGGCTTATACGGCACCAGATAATTTAGAATCTGACAGAAAAATTAAGGGAGAAGATTTTAACTGGGACGCCAATCACCCAAAAACTTTGGTTTCATTGTGTATCGAAAAGTTGAGTGAGGATTGGAAAG gcTCACCGAATTTACAAGAATTAATTTCAAAAGACCGTGAATTTTTCTTACAAACTTTGAACACAGAAGTGCCTTTGCAAATATTAGTGGATAATATTTCTAGCGACATATTTTGGAAGAGGTGTTATAAATCAAAATGGCTCGATTCACCAGTTGTAAATGATGAAAAAAAGTGGATAAATGTTTTCATGGGACGATACTACGCCGAATACTTAGAAAATTTAAATCCACGCCAATATGACCCGGAAAAG ATAACAACCTTAGTCAAATTGTGTGGACCCTATATCCAGTCACTACATATCCGGAGCTTAATCCCTTCTGATTTACCAATGCAAAGAATCGTCTCTCCTGAAATGGCTGATTTGGTTACTAGCCAAAATTCGAATGACAAAAAGGTTCAACCGAAGTTGAATGAACCAATATCAAGAG ACCACATATCACTGAATGCAGCTTTGGGAAGCTTGAATAATCTTTCTGAACTACATATAACATATCAACTAAGAAAAATTGGGGTAAATTATAGGAGAGATCAATTTCAATTTACCAACAATGATTCTAAAAATCTTGCTCGAGGTCTGGAAAAGATAAGCAGTTTAAAGATATTAAG aATCACTAGGACAGATATGACATGTCAGCGTGTAAAATATATCCTAAGAGGGTTAAGTGATAGTCAGAAATTGGAAACATTAGACTTCAGACATTGCAAAATCGGAGATGAAGGGATGGCATCCATAGGAAAGTTTATTTCAAAACACGAAAATTTACGTCATCTATTAATATGTGATAATTTATTTG gTCCTACAGGAGCAGAAAGTATTTCTCATGCTCTGACTCATTCTAGCTGTGGTATACGTAGCTTGGACTTGAGATTGAATACCAAACTCGGTTCTGAGGGTATTGCATACATAGCTGTGGCGTTAGCAAGAGGGTGCAATCTGACATC CTTGAATATTTCTGGTTGTGGTATCAAATCAACGCCTTTAGTAAAAGTGTGGTCAGCGACTAGTGCTGAAAACCCTCCGACGTGTGGAGATTTATTGGCTAGATCTATAGGTCTCGCCAAAACTCCACTCAGATCTTTGGACATCAGTGTAAATGATATTGgatct ccTAGTGACAATGCCATAGCAAATGCTATTTGTCTTAGCTATTTAGTTGATGTTAACCTAAAAAGATCGGGAATGAGTTCTCTGGCTATGGCTATAGCTGAGTCAGCAGCTTCAGCGCAAAGACTTCGACGGGAAGCGGAAAAAGGAATAAGATTCCGTAGAAGTGCTGGAAGACTGGTTCACGCTCAAAGAGTAGCGAAAGGAATGAATATTA ATACAGATCCTGTTCTCCTGGCTCAGCAGCTATCAGCTAGACCGTCCATTGTGTCCGTTACATCAGAAGATGGGATTTACTGTTTGCAAACTCAGCCATTACCATCTGATTTCGGATTTGTGCCTTCATTAAAA AGCCCGTTGCCTTCTTCTCGTGATTCCTCAATCACTGGTCCGCCAACTTCTAGAAGATCAAGCCATCATGTTATTTTGGATCCTGTTATG GAAATACGTCGAAGTGCCTTAGTACGCAGAGGTTCGGACGGGTCACTTCTGCAGTCTCGTGGCACTAATACCCAAAGacatatcaaaatatttgtttCTGATAGCAATACCGATTCAgattaa